A single window of Scyliorhinus torazame isolate Kashiwa2021f chromosome 29, sScyTor2.1, whole genome shotgun sequence DNA harbors:
- the LOC140403780 gene encoding ferritin heavy chain B-like — translation MASQVRQNYHKDCEDAVNKQINVELYSSYVYLSMSSYFDWDDVALRHFAEFFKEQSHEEREHAEKLMEFQNKRGGRIILEDVKKPEQDEWSNGLEAMQRALQMEKNVNQSLLDLHKLSTENIDPHLCDFLKTHYLDEQVKMIKKLGDHITNLKRLGAPENGTGEYLFDKLTLGESD, via the exons ATGGCCTCCCAAGTGCGTCAGAACTACCACAAGGACTGTGAGGATGCTGTTAACAAGCAGATCAACGTGGAGCTCTATTCCTCCTATGTTTACCTCTCCATG tcctCTTACTTTGACTGGGATGATGTTGCCCTGCGTCACTTTGCTGAGTTCTTCAAGGAGcagtcacatgaggaacgggaacATGCTGAGAAACTGATGGAATTCCAGAATAAACGTGGAGGCCGCATCATCCTGGAGGATGTCAAG AAACCAGAGCAGGATGAGTGGAGCAACGGTCTGGAGGCAATGCAGAGAGCTCTGCAGATGGAGAAGAATGTGAACCAGAGTTTGCTGGATCTGCACAAACTCTCCACTGAGAACATTGACCCTCAT CTTTGTGACTTCCTGAAGACTCACTACTTGGATGAACAAGTGAAAATGATCAAGAAGCTCGGAGATCACATCACCAACCTGAAGAGACTGGGAGCCCCTGAGAATGGCACGGGAGAGTACCTGTTTGACAAGCTCACCCTGGGGGAGAGTGACTGA